The following are encoded in a window of Acropora muricata isolate sample 2 chromosome 6, ASM3666990v1, whole genome shotgun sequence genomic DNA:
- the LOC136918983 gene encoding uncharacterized protein isoform X5 gives MEWRGNLGLSLHLHIVTVVYIGLLGVSLTTSQQTEREKLYGSVECPETMIIEWDNVLSRPPYAQKNSSFLSGSSGGLFQEGLLEILLTECCQRRTNLIANSSAADEPDLKLPVVVNLEADCNSKKPSNLAPMVPGAGIAFVVVKGTQSLEMLKSLFTTWPVLLLTLILSFIAGIIAWLLENSKNEENFPRSFTKGTWEGFWWAFVSMTTVGYGDRFPLSVGGRLFAVLWILVGICVCSIFTAALTSSLTTLSMETKVTLPGTKVVALLNSIESTIGFRNQAQVKRVKTADELHQELESGDVRGALMDAYFLVYYKQNYPTSKLKVQEVIQQDKLEYGGRFKSMELAKCFQEKRYTMESDLFEIAESLFMQTLSRKFDNEQQDERTLFHHQGILFSPMFFGCLGLAAFLIFVGVAWDLLRRFRCRGHARKDEFLMMPINGTTGTQARSCHGKCCISEEQLKDLESKINEVSQGLKFIKGETL, from the exons ATGGAATGGCGTGGGAATCTTGGTTTGAGCCTTCATCTTCATATCGTAACTGTTGTCTACATTGGTTTGCTTGGAGTTTCCTTAACTACTTCACAACAAACTGAACGCGAGAAGTTGTATGGCTCTGTCGAGTGTCCCGAAACTATGATTATTGAGTGGGACAACGTTCTTTCTCGGCCACCTTACGcgcaaaaaaattcatcgtttCTATCTGGTAGCTCGGGAGGGCTGTTTCAAG AAGGGCTTCTGGAGATTTTGCTGACTGAGTGTTGCCAACGTCGTACCAATCTTATTGCAAACAGTTCAGCAGCTGATGAACCGGACCTCAAACTCCCAGTGGTTGTTAACTTAGAAGCTGACTGCAACTCCAAGAAACCTTCCAATCTTGCTCCCATGGTACCAGGTGCAGGGATTGCCTTTGTGGTTGTCAAGGGAACTCAGTCACTGGAAATGTTGAAGTCTCTCTTTACCACGTGGCCAGTATTGCTCCTGACTCTGATATTGTCGTTTATTGCTGGAATCATCGCCTGGTTATTG GAAAACAGCAAGAACGAAGAAAACTTTCCCAGGTCGTTTACCAAGGGAACATGGGAAGGCTTTTGGTGGGCTTTTGTTTCCATGACAACTGTTGG CTACGGGGACCGTTTCCCTCTGTCTGTTGGAGGCCGCCTGTTTGCAGTTTTATGGATTTTAGTGGGCATTTGTGTGTGTTCCATTTTCACTGCTGCCTTAACGTCATCTCTAACAACACTCTCCATGGAAACCAAAGTCACCTTACCAGGAACAAAG GTGGTGGCGTTGCTCAACTCGATTGAAAGTACCATTGGGTTTCGAAATCAAGCCCAAGTTAAAC GCGTGAAAACTGCAGACGAACTTCATCAGGAACTGGAAAGTGGCGACGTTCGAG GAGCTCTAATGGATGCATATTTCCTTGTTTACTACAAACAAAATTATCCCACAAGTAAACTAAAAGTTCAAGAAGTCATTCAACAGGACAAACTAGAGTACGGTGGCCGATTTAAAAGCATGGAATTAGCAAAATGCTTTCAAGAAAAGCGGTACACAATGGAATCGGATTTATTTGAAATAGCTGAATCATTATTCATGCAAACACTATCA AGAAAATTCGACAACGAGCAACAAGATGAGCGTACCTTATTTCATCACCAAGGCATTCTGTTCTCTCCGATGTTTTTCGGATGTTTGGGTCTAGCCGCTTTTCTTATATTCGTTGGAGTTGCCTGGGACCTGTTGCGCAGATTTCGATGTCGTGGCCATGCAAGGAAAG aTGAATTTTTGATGATGCCCATAAACGGAACGACCGGCACGCAGGCGCGTTCTTGTCACGGAAAGTGTTGCATAAGCGAAGAGCAACTCAAGGATCTTGAAAGCAAAATCAATGAAGTTAGTCAAGGCTTGAAATTTATCAAAGGAGAAACTCTCTGA
- the LOC136918983 gene encoding uncharacterized protein isoform X1 — protein MADRLPEQDFRIQHLRKITAGRTNTEKKRNMEWRGNLGLSLHLHIVTVVYIGLLGVSLTTSQQTEREKLYGSVECPETMIIEWDNVLSRPPYAQKNSSFLSGSSGGLFQEGLLEILLTECCQRRTNLIANSSAADEPDLKLPVVVNLEADCNSKKPSNLAPMVPGAGIAFVVVKGTQSLEMLKSLFTTWPVLLLTLILSFIAGIIAWLLENSKNEENFPRSFTKGTWEGFWWAFVSMTTVGYGDRFPLSVGGRLFAVLWILVGICVCSIFTAALTSSLTTLSMETKVTLPGTKVVALLNSIESTIGFRNQAQVKRVKTADELHQELESGDVRGALMDAYFLVYYKQNYPTSKLKVQEVIQQDKLEYGGRFKSMELAKCFQEKRYTMESDLFEIAESLFMQTLSRKFDNEQQDERTLFHHQGILFSPMFFGCLGLAAFLIFVGVAWDLLRRFRCRGHARKDEFLMMPINGTTGTQARSCHGKCCISEEQLKDLESKINEVSQGLKFIKGETL, from the exons CGCAATATGGAATGGCGTGGGAATCTTGGTTTGAGCCTTCATCTTCATATCGTAACTGTTGTCTACATTGGTTTGCTTGGAGTTTCCTTAACTACTTCACAACAAACTGAACGCGAGAAGTTGTATGGCTCTGTCGAGTGTCCCGAAACTATGATTATTGAGTGGGACAACGTTCTTTCTCGGCCACCTTACGcgcaaaaaaattcatcgtttCTATCTGGTAGCTCGGGAGGGCTGTTTCAAG AAGGGCTTCTGGAGATTTTGCTGACTGAGTGTTGCCAACGTCGTACCAATCTTATTGCAAACAGTTCAGCAGCTGATGAACCGGACCTCAAACTCCCAGTGGTTGTTAACTTAGAAGCTGACTGCAACTCCAAGAAACCTTCCAATCTTGCTCCCATGGTACCAGGTGCAGGGATTGCCTTTGTGGTTGTCAAGGGAACTCAGTCACTGGAAATGTTGAAGTCTCTCTTTACCACGTGGCCAGTATTGCTCCTGACTCTGATATTGTCGTTTATTGCTGGAATCATCGCCTGGTTATTG GAAAACAGCAAGAACGAAGAAAACTTTCCCAGGTCGTTTACCAAGGGAACATGGGAAGGCTTTTGGTGGGCTTTTGTTTCCATGACAACTGTTGG CTACGGGGACCGTTTCCCTCTGTCTGTTGGAGGCCGCCTGTTTGCAGTTTTATGGATTTTAGTGGGCATTTGTGTGTGTTCCATTTTCACTGCTGCCTTAACGTCATCTCTAACAACACTCTCCATGGAAACCAAAGTCACCTTACCAGGAACAAAG GTGGTGGCGTTGCTCAACTCGATTGAAAGTACCATTGGGTTTCGAAATCAAGCCCAAGTTAAAC GCGTGAAAACTGCAGACGAACTTCATCAGGAACTGGAAAGTGGCGACGTTCGAG GAGCTCTAATGGATGCATATTTCCTTGTTTACTACAAACAAAATTATCCCACAAGTAAACTAAAAGTTCAAGAAGTCATTCAACAGGACAAACTAGAGTACGGTGGCCGATTTAAAAGCATGGAATTAGCAAAATGCTTTCAAGAAAAGCGGTACACAATGGAATCGGATTTATTTGAAATAGCTGAATCATTATTCATGCAAACACTATCA AGAAAATTCGACAACGAGCAACAAGATGAGCGTACCTTATTTCATCACCAAGGCATTCTGTTCTCTCCGATGTTTTTCGGATGTTTGGGTCTAGCCGCTTTTCTTATATTCGTTGGAGTTGCCTGGGACCTGTTGCGCAGATTTCGATGTCGTGGCCATGCAAGGAAAG aTGAATTTTTGATGATGCCCATAAACGGAACGACCGGCACGCAGGCGCGTTCTTGTCACGGAAAGTGTTGCATAAGCGAAGAGCAACTCAAGGATCTTGAAAGCAAAATCAATGAAGTTAGTCAAGGCTTGAAATTTATCAAAGGAGAAACTCTCTGA
- the LOC136918983 gene encoding uncharacterized protein isoform X4 — MNASKRNMEWRGNLGLSLHLHIVTVVYIGLLGVSLTTSQQTEREKLYGSVECPETMIIEWDNVLSRPPYAQKNSSFLSGSSGGLFQEGLLEILLTECCQRRTNLIANSSAADEPDLKLPVVVNLEADCNSKKPSNLAPMVPGAGIAFVVVKGTQSLEMLKSLFTTWPVLLLTLILSFIAGIIAWLLENSKNEENFPRSFTKGTWEGFWWAFVSMTTVGYGDRFPLSVGGRLFAVLWILVGICVCSIFTAALTSSLTTLSMETKVTLPGTKVVALLNSIESTIGFRNQAQVKRVKTADELHQELESGDVRGALMDAYFLVYYKQNYPTSKLKVQEVIQQDKLEYGGRFKSMELAKCFQEKRYTMESDLFEIAESLFMQTLSRKFDNEQQDERTLFHHQGILFSPMFFGCLGLAAFLIFVGVAWDLLRRFRCRGHARKDEFLMMPINGTTGTQARSCHGKCCISEEQLKDLESKINEVSQGLKFIKGETL, encoded by the exons CGCAATATGGAATGGCGTGGGAATCTTGGTTTGAGCCTTCATCTTCATATCGTAACTGTTGTCTACATTGGTTTGCTTGGAGTTTCCTTAACTACTTCACAACAAACTGAACGCGAGAAGTTGTATGGCTCTGTCGAGTGTCCCGAAACTATGATTATTGAGTGGGACAACGTTCTTTCTCGGCCACCTTACGcgcaaaaaaattcatcgtttCTATCTGGTAGCTCGGGAGGGCTGTTTCAAG AAGGGCTTCTGGAGATTTTGCTGACTGAGTGTTGCCAACGTCGTACCAATCTTATTGCAAACAGTTCAGCAGCTGATGAACCGGACCTCAAACTCCCAGTGGTTGTTAACTTAGAAGCTGACTGCAACTCCAAGAAACCTTCCAATCTTGCTCCCATGGTACCAGGTGCAGGGATTGCCTTTGTGGTTGTCAAGGGAACTCAGTCACTGGAAATGTTGAAGTCTCTCTTTACCACGTGGCCAGTATTGCTCCTGACTCTGATATTGTCGTTTATTGCTGGAATCATCGCCTGGTTATTG GAAAACAGCAAGAACGAAGAAAACTTTCCCAGGTCGTTTACCAAGGGAACATGGGAAGGCTTTTGGTGGGCTTTTGTTTCCATGACAACTGTTGG CTACGGGGACCGTTTCCCTCTGTCTGTTGGAGGCCGCCTGTTTGCAGTTTTATGGATTTTAGTGGGCATTTGTGTGTGTTCCATTTTCACTGCTGCCTTAACGTCATCTCTAACAACACTCTCCATGGAAACCAAAGTCACCTTACCAGGAACAAAG GTGGTGGCGTTGCTCAACTCGATTGAAAGTACCATTGGGTTTCGAAATCAAGCCCAAGTTAAAC GCGTGAAAACTGCAGACGAACTTCATCAGGAACTGGAAAGTGGCGACGTTCGAG GAGCTCTAATGGATGCATATTTCCTTGTTTACTACAAACAAAATTATCCCACAAGTAAACTAAAAGTTCAAGAAGTCATTCAACAGGACAAACTAGAGTACGGTGGCCGATTTAAAAGCATGGAATTAGCAAAATGCTTTCAAGAAAAGCGGTACACAATGGAATCGGATTTATTTGAAATAGCTGAATCATTATTCATGCAAACACTATCA AGAAAATTCGACAACGAGCAACAAGATGAGCGTACCTTATTTCATCACCAAGGCATTCTGTTCTCTCCGATGTTTTTCGGATGTTTGGGTCTAGCCGCTTTTCTTATATTCGTTGGAGTTGCCTGGGACCTGTTGCGCAGATTTCGATGTCGTGGCCATGCAAGGAAAG aTGAATTTTTGATGATGCCCATAAACGGAACGACCGGCACGCAGGCGCGTTCTTGTCACGGAAAGTGTTGCATAAGCGAAGAGCAACTCAAGGATCTTGAAAGCAAAATCAATGAAGTTAGTCAAGGCTTGAAATTTATCAAAGGAGAAACTCTCTGA
- the LOC136919001 gene encoding uncharacterized protein produces MLISRVELAALLLAVWCGAMTAGWIVMDEYEPEQSSGFAALEEDVCSGPCNSTRDCQCQSKHEICSSGSCVPFTDYLLQRKPCPDVYKTACSRDEDCPCKTTPLICEDNECVEHRP; encoded by the exons atgctcattTCGAGGGTTGAATTAGCTGCATTGTTACTCGCTGTTTGGTGTGGAGCCATGACAGCAGGATGGATAGTTATGGATGAATATGAACCAGAACAATCCAGTGGTTTCGCTGCCTTAGAGGAGGAT GTGTGTAGCGGACCATGCAACTCCACCAGAGATTGCCAATGTCAGTCAAAACATGAAATCTGTAGCAGTGGCTCTTGCGTACCATTTACCGATTATCTTCTGCAGCGAAAGCCT TGCCCTGATGTGTATAAAACTGCCTGTAGTCGAGACGAAGATTGCCCCTGTAAAACAACGCCATTGATATGTGAAGATAATGAATGCGTCGAACACAGACCTTGA
- the LOC136918983 gene encoding uncharacterized protein isoform X3 has translation MEFTSSLQSRNMEWRGNLGLSLHLHIVTVVYIGLLGVSLTTSQQTEREKLYGSVECPETMIIEWDNVLSRPPYAQKNSSFLSGSSGGLFQEGLLEILLTECCQRRTNLIANSSAADEPDLKLPVVVNLEADCNSKKPSNLAPMVPGAGIAFVVVKGTQSLEMLKSLFTTWPVLLLTLILSFIAGIIAWLLENSKNEENFPRSFTKGTWEGFWWAFVSMTTVGYGDRFPLSVGGRLFAVLWILVGICVCSIFTAALTSSLTTLSMETKVTLPGTKVVALLNSIESTIGFRNQAQVKRVKTADELHQELESGDVRGALMDAYFLVYYKQNYPTSKLKVQEVIQQDKLEYGGRFKSMELAKCFQEKRYTMESDLFEIAESLFMQTLSRKFDNEQQDERTLFHHQGILFSPMFFGCLGLAAFLIFVGVAWDLLRRFRCRGHARKDEFLMMPINGTTGTQARSCHGKCCISEEQLKDLESKINEVSQGLKFIKGETL, from the exons atggaattcacctcttcattgcagtcg CGCAATATGGAATGGCGTGGGAATCTTGGTTTGAGCCTTCATCTTCATATCGTAACTGTTGTCTACATTGGTTTGCTTGGAGTTTCCTTAACTACTTCACAACAAACTGAACGCGAGAAGTTGTATGGCTCTGTCGAGTGTCCCGAAACTATGATTATTGAGTGGGACAACGTTCTTTCTCGGCCACCTTACGcgcaaaaaaattcatcgtttCTATCTGGTAGCTCGGGAGGGCTGTTTCAAG AAGGGCTTCTGGAGATTTTGCTGACTGAGTGTTGCCAACGTCGTACCAATCTTATTGCAAACAGTTCAGCAGCTGATGAACCGGACCTCAAACTCCCAGTGGTTGTTAACTTAGAAGCTGACTGCAACTCCAAGAAACCTTCCAATCTTGCTCCCATGGTACCAGGTGCAGGGATTGCCTTTGTGGTTGTCAAGGGAACTCAGTCACTGGAAATGTTGAAGTCTCTCTTTACCACGTGGCCAGTATTGCTCCTGACTCTGATATTGTCGTTTATTGCTGGAATCATCGCCTGGTTATTG GAAAACAGCAAGAACGAAGAAAACTTTCCCAGGTCGTTTACCAAGGGAACATGGGAAGGCTTTTGGTGGGCTTTTGTTTCCATGACAACTGTTGG CTACGGGGACCGTTTCCCTCTGTCTGTTGGAGGCCGCCTGTTTGCAGTTTTATGGATTTTAGTGGGCATTTGTGTGTGTTCCATTTTCACTGCTGCCTTAACGTCATCTCTAACAACACTCTCCATGGAAACCAAAGTCACCTTACCAGGAACAAAG GTGGTGGCGTTGCTCAACTCGATTGAAAGTACCATTGGGTTTCGAAATCAAGCCCAAGTTAAAC GCGTGAAAACTGCAGACGAACTTCATCAGGAACTGGAAAGTGGCGACGTTCGAG GAGCTCTAATGGATGCATATTTCCTTGTTTACTACAAACAAAATTATCCCACAAGTAAACTAAAAGTTCAAGAAGTCATTCAACAGGACAAACTAGAGTACGGTGGCCGATTTAAAAGCATGGAATTAGCAAAATGCTTTCAAGAAAAGCGGTACACAATGGAATCGGATTTATTTGAAATAGCTGAATCATTATTCATGCAAACACTATCA AGAAAATTCGACAACGAGCAACAAGATGAGCGTACCTTATTTCATCACCAAGGCATTCTGTTCTCTCCGATGTTTTTCGGATGTTTGGGTCTAGCCGCTTTTCTTATATTCGTTGGAGTTGCCTGGGACCTGTTGCGCAGATTTCGATGTCGTGGCCATGCAAGGAAAG aTGAATTTTTGATGATGCCCATAAACGGAACGACCGGCACGCAGGCGCGTTCTTGTCACGGAAAGTGTTGCATAAGCGAAGAGCAACTCAAGGATCTTGAAAGCAAAATCAATGAAGTTAGTCAAGGCTTGAAATTTATCAAAGGAGAAACTCTCTGA
- the LOC136918983 gene encoding uncharacterized protein isoform X2, giving the protein MADRLPEQDFRIQHLRKITAGRTNTEKKRNMEWRGNLGLSLHLHIVTVVYIGLLGVSLTTSQQTEREKLYGSVECPETMIIEWDNVLSRPPYAQKNSSFLSGSSGGLFQGLLEILLTECCQRRTNLIANSSAADEPDLKLPVVVNLEADCNSKKPSNLAPMVPGAGIAFVVVKGTQSLEMLKSLFTTWPVLLLTLILSFIAGIIAWLLENSKNEENFPRSFTKGTWEGFWWAFVSMTTVGYGDRFPLSVGGRLFAVLWILVGICVCSIFTAALTSSLTTLSMETKVTLPGTKVVALLNSIESTIGFRNQAQVKRVKTADELHQELESGDVRGALMDAYFLVYYKQNYPTSKLKVQEVIQQDKLEYGGRFKSMELAKCFQEKRYTMESDLFEIAESLFMQTLSRKFDNEQQDERTLFHHQGILFSPMFFGCLGLAAFLIFVGVAWDLLRRFRCRGHARKDEFLMMPINGTTGTQARSCHGKCCISEEQLKDLESKINEVSQGLKFIKGETL; this is encoded by the exons CGCAATATGGAATGGCGTGGGAATCTTGGTTTGAGCCTTCATCTTCATATCGTAACTGTTGTCTACATTGGTTTGCTTGGAGTTTCCTTAACTACTTCACAACAAACTGAACGCGAGAAGTTGTATGGCTCTGTCGAGTGTCCCGAAACTATGATTATTGAGTGGGACAACGTTCTTTCTCGGCCACCTTACGcgcaaaaaaattcatcgtttCTATCTGGTAGCTCGGGAGGGCTGTTTCAAG GGCTTCTGGAGATTTTGCTGACTGAGTGTTGCCAACGTCGTACCAATCTTATTGCAAACAGTTCAGCAGCTGATGAACCGGACCTCAAACTCCCAGTGGTTGTTAACTTAGAAGCTGACTGCAACTCCAAGAAACCTTCCAATCTTGCTCCCATGGTACCAGGTGCAGGGATTGCCTTTGTGGTTGTCAAGGGAACTCAGTCACTGGAAATGTTGAAGTCTCTCTTTACCACGTGGCCAGTATTGCTCCTGACTCTGATATTGTCGTTTATTGCTGGAATCATCGCCTGGTTATTG GAAAACAGCAAGAACGAAGAAAACTTTCCCAGGTCGTTTACCAAGGGAACATGGGAAGGCTTTTGGTGGGCTTTTGTTTCCATGACAACTGTTGG CTACGGGGACCGTTTCCCTCTGTCTGTTGGAGGCCGCCTGTTTGCAGTTTTATGGATTTTAGTGGGCATTTGTGTGTGTTCCATTTTCACTGCTGCCTTAACGTCATCTCTAACAACACTCTCCATGGAAACCAAAGTCACCTTACCAGGAACAAAG GTGGTGGCGTTGCTCAACTCGATTGAAAGTACCATTGGGTTTCGAAATCAAGCCCAAGTTAAAC GCGTGAAAACTGCAGACGAACTTCATCAGGAACTGGAAAGTGGCGACGTTCGAG GAGCTCTAATGGATGCATATTTCCTTGTTTACTACAAACAAAATTATCCCACAAGTAAACTAAAAGTTCAAGAAGTCATTCAACAGGACAAACTAGAGTACGGTGGCCGATTTAAAAGCATGGAATTAGCAAAATGCTTTCAAGAAAAGCGGTACACAATGGAATCGGATTTATTTGAAATAGCTGAATCATTATTCATGCAAACACTATCA AGAAAATTCGACAACGAGCAACAAGATGAGCGTACCTTATTTCATCACCAAGGCATTCTGTTCTCTCCGATGTTTTTCGGATGTTTGGGTCTAGCCGCTTTTCTTATATTCGTTGGAGTTGCCTGGGACCTGTTGCGCAGATTTCGATGTCGTGGCCATGCAAGGAAAG aTGAATTTTTGATGATGCCCATAAACGGAACGACCGGCACGCAGGCGCGTTCTTGTCACGGAAAGTGTTGCATAAGCGAAGAGCAACTCAAGGATCTTGAAAGCAAAATCAATGAAGTTAGTCAAGGCTTGAAATTTATCAAAGGAGAAACTCTCTGA